The Trichosurus vulpecula isolate mTriVul1 chromosome 4, mTriVul1.pri, whole genome shotgun sequence genome contains a region encoding:
- the DNAJB2 gene encoding dnaJ homolog subfamily B member 2 isoform X3, whose product MASYYEILDVPPSASPDDIKKAYRKKALQWHPDKNPDNKEFAEQKFKEVAEAYEVLSDKNKRDVYDRYGKDGLSGAGSESPWAGSGGFTFTFRNPDDVFREFFGAQDPFADFFDDLGPGHSPLRSRAFFGFSSPFSSHPAFASSFSFSPGAHALRSVTTSTTFVDGHRITTRRIRENGEERVEIEEDGQLKSVLVNGVPDDLALGLELSRREQTQVTKEPGGALPKSFRVLGLSDSEPSDEDEDMQLAMAYSLSEKEAAEKKAAGGRRGSQQRESLGTQAHEAEEKKAAGGRRGSQQKRSPETRTREASEKATGGRSSSQRRSPETRAREAVEKKAKGGRQGSQRQRSPETRAQEAADRSAGGRRGRQRQKSPETRAQEAAGKKSAGLGAE is encoded by the exons CCCCTGATGACATCAAGAAGGC CTACAGAAAGAAGGCACTCCAGTGGCATCCAGACAAGAATCCTGACAACAAGGAATTTGCAGAGCAGAAATTTAAGGAAGTTGCAGAGGCCTATGAAGTGCTCTCTGACA agaataaACGGGACGTCTATGACCGCTATGGCAAAGATGGACTGTCTGGGGCTG GTTCAGAATCTCCATGGGCTGGATCTGGTGGATTCACCTTCACCTTTCGAAACCCCGATGACGTCTTCAGGGAGTTTTTTGGGGCCCAAGAcccatttgctgatttttttg atgacctAGGCCCAGGTCACAGCCCACTGCGTTCCCGAGCCTTTTTTGGTTtttcatctcccttctcttcccatccaG CCTTTGCTTCATCCTTCTCCTTCAGTCCTGGGGCCCACGCCCTACGTTCTGTGACCACCTCTACCACCTTTGTTGATGGCCACCGAATAACGACTCGGAG AATCAGGGAGAATGGAGAGGAAAGGGTGGAGATTGAGGAGGATGGGCAGCTGAAGTCAGTCCTTGTCAACG GAGTCCCTGATGACCTGGCTCTAGGGCTAGAACTGAGTCGTCGAGAGCAGACGCAGGTTACCAAAGAACCTGGTGGGGCTCTTCCCAAGTCCTTCCGTGTCTTAGGCCTCTCCGACAGTGAACCTTCTGATGAAGACGAGGATATGCAGCTTGCCATGGCCTATAGCCTATCTGAGAAGGAGGCAGCTGAGAAGAAGGCTGCAGGTGGGCGGCGGGGCAGTCAACAGCGTGAGAGTCTTGGGACCCAGGCCCACGAAGCAGAGGAGAAGAAGGCAGCAGGTGGGCGGCGGGGCAGTCAACAGAAGAGGAGTCCTGAGACCCGGACCCGAGAAGCATCTGAGAAGGCCACAGGTGGGCGGTCTAGCAGTCAGCGGAGGAGTCCTGAGACCCGGGCCCGAGAAGCAGTTGAGAAGAAGGCCAAAGGTGGGCGGCAGGGAAGTCAGCGGCAGAGGAGTCCTGAGACCCGGGCCCAGGAGGCAGCAGACAGGTCTGCAGGTGGGCGGCGGGGCCGCCAACGGCAGAAGAGTCCTGAGACCCGGGCCCAGGAGGCAGCTGGGAAGAAGTCTGCAG GCCTTGGCGCTGAATGA
- the DNAJB2 gene encoding dnaJ homolog subfamily B member 2 isoform X2, translating to MASYYEILDVPPSASPDDIKKAYRKKALQWHPDKNPDNKEFAEQKFKEVAEAYEVLSDKNKRDVYDRYGKDGLSGAAGSESPWAGSGGFTFTFRNPDDVFREFFGAQDPFADFFDDLGPGHSPLRSRAFFGFSSPFSSHPAFASSFSFSPGAHALRSVTTSTTFVDGHRITTRRIRENGEERVEIEEDGQLKSVLVNGVPDDLALGLELSRREQTQVTKEPGGALPKSFRVLGLSDSEPSDEDEDMQLAMAYSLSEKEAAEKKAAGGRRGSQQRESLGTQAHEAEEKKAAGGRRGSQQKRSPETRTREASEKATGGRSSSQRRSPETRAREAVEKKAKGGRQGSQRQRSPETRAQEAADRSAGGRRGRQRQKSPETRAQEAAGKKSAGLGAE from the exons CCCCTGATGACATCAAGAAGGC CTACAGAAAGAAGGCACTCCAGTGGCATCCAGACAAGAATCCTGACAACAAGGAATTTGCAGAGCAGAAATTTAAGGAAGTTGCAGAGGCCTATGAAGTGCTCTCTGACA agaataaACGGGACGTCTATGACCGCTATGGCAAAGATGGACTGTCTGGGGCTG cAGGTTCAGAATCTCCATGGGCTGGATCTGGTGGATTCACCTTCACCTTTCGAAACCCCGATGACGTCTTCAGGGAGTTTTTTGGGGCCCAAGAcccatttgctgatttttttg atgacctAGGCCCAGGTCACAGCCCACTGCGTTCCCGAGCCTTTTTTGGTTtttcatctcccttctcttcccatccaG CCTTTGCTTCATCCTTCTCCTTCAGTCCTGGGGCCCACGCCCTACGTTCTGTGACCACCTCTACCACCTTTGTTGATGGCCACCGAATAACGACTCGGAG AATCAGGGAGAATGGAGAGGAAAGGGTGGAGATTGAGGAGGATGGGCAGCTGAAGTCAGTCCTTGTCAACG GAGTCCCTGATGACCTGGCTCTAGGGCTAGAACTGAGTCGTCGAGAGCAGACGCAGGTTACCAAAGAACCTGGTGGGGCTCTTCCCAAGTCCTTCCGTGTCTTAGGCCTCTCCGACAGTGAACCTTCTGATGAAGACGAGGATATGCAGCTTGCCATGGCCTATAGCCTATCTGAGAAGGAGGCAGCTGAGAAGAAGGCTGCAGGTGGGCGGCGGGGCAGTCAACAGCGTGAGAGTCTTGGGACCCAGGCCCACGAAGCAGAGGAGAAGAAGGCAGCAGGTGGGCGGCGGGGCAGTCAACAGAAGAGGAGTCCTGAGACCCGGACCCGAGAAGCATCTGAGAAGGCCACAGGTGGGCGGTCTAGCAGTCAGCGGAGGAGTCCTGAGACCCGGGCCCGAGAAGCAGTTGAGAAGAAGGCCAAAGGTGGGCGGCAGGGAAGTCAGCGGCAGAGGAGTCCTGAGACCCGGGCCCAGGAGGCAGCAGACAGGTCTGCAGGTGGGCGGCGGGGCCGCCAACGGCAGAAGAGTCCTGAGACCCGGGCCCAGGAGGCAGCTGGGAAGAAGTCTGCAG GCCTTGGCGCTGAATGA
- the DNAJB2 gene encoding dnaJ homolog subfamily B member 2 isoform X1: MASYYEILDVPPSASPDDIKKAYRKKALQWHPDKNPDNKEFAEQKFKEVAEAYEVLSDKNKRDVYDRYGKDGLSGAAGSESPWAGSGGFTFTFRNPDDVFREFFGAQDPFADFFDDLGPGHSPLRSRAFFGFSSPFSSHPAFASSFSFSPGAHALRSVTTSTTFVDGHRITTRRIRENGEERVEIEEDGQLKSVLVNGVPDDLALGLELSRREQTQVTKEPGGALPKSFRVLGLSDSEPSDEDEDMQLAMAYSLSEKEAAEKKAAGGRRGSQQRESLGTQAHEAEEKKAAGGRRGSQQKRSPETRTREASEKATGGRSSSQRRSPETRAREAVEKKAKGGRQGSQRQRSPETRAQEAADRSAGGRRGRQRQKSPETRAQEAAGKKSAGGQRAHQWQGHPDTWAQDLGVGVVQEGAQRVAREPSLASEDKASRCIIL; the protein is encoded by the exons CCCCTGATGACATCAAGAAGGC CTACAGAAAGAAGGCACTCCAGTGGCATCCAGACAAGAATCCTGACAACAAGGAATTTGCAGAGCAGAAATTTAAGGAAGTTGCAGAGGCCTATGAAGTGCTCTCTGACA agaataaACGGGACGTCTATGACCGCTATGGCAAAGATGGACTGTCTGGGGCTG cAGGTTCAGAATCTCCATGGGCTGGATCTGGTGGATTCACCTTCACCTTTCGAAACCCCGATGACGTCTTCAGGGAGTTTTTTGGGGCCCAAGAcccatttgctgatttttttg atgacctAGGCCCAGGTCACAGCCCACTGCGTTCCCGAGCCTTTTTTGGTTtttcatctcccttctcttcccatccaG CCTTTGCTTCATCCTTCTCCTTCAGTCCTGGGGCCCACGCCCTACGTTCTGTGACCACCTCTACCACCTTTGTTGATGGCCACCGAATAACGACTCGGAG AATCAGGGAGAATGGAGAGGAAAGGGTGGAGATTGAGGAGGATGGGCAGCTGAAGTCAGTCCTTGTCAACG GAGTCCCTGATGACCTGGCTCTAGGGCTAGAACTGAGTCGTCGAGAGCAGACGCAGGTTACCAAAGAACCTGGTGGGGCTCTTCCCAAGTCCTTCCGTGTCTTAGGCCTCTCCGACAGTGAACCTTCTGATGAAGACGAGGATATGCAGCTTGCCATGGCCTATAGCCTATCTGAGAAGGAGGCAGCTGAGAAGAAGGCTGCAGGTGGGCGGCGGGGCAGTCAACAGCGTGAGAGTCTTGGGACCCAGGCCCACGAAGCAGAGGAGAAGAAGGCAGCAGGTGGGCGGCGGGGCAGTCAACAGAAGAGGAGTCCTGAGACCCGGACCCGAGAAGCATCTGAGAAGGCCACAGGTGGGCGGTCTAGCAGTCAGCGGAGGAGTCCTGAGACCCGGGCCCGAGAAGCAGTTGAGAAGAAGGCCAAAGGTGGGCGGCAGGGAAGTCAGCGGCAGAGGAGTCCTGAGACCCGGGCCCAGGAGGCAGCAGACAGGTCTGCAGGTGGGCGGCGGGGCCGCCAACGGCAGAAGAGTCCTGAGACCCGGGCCCAGGAGGCAGCTGGGAAGAAGTCTGCAGGTGGGCAGCGGGCCCACCAATGGCAGGGACATCCTGATACCTGGGCCCAGGATCTGGGTGTGGGGGTGGTTCAAGAAGGGGCACAGAGAGTGGCTAGAGAGCCCAGCCTGGCTTCTGAGGATAAGGCATCTCGCTGTATCATCCTCTGA